A region from the Actinoplanes sp. OR16 genome encodes:
- a CDS encoding alpha/beta hydrolase, producing the protein MFVRRCIALLGVLSVMLVPGVAHARPAAPSLDWGPCTGLESQQDLRCASLRLPVDWSAPDGETFDLAVARRTARQPSQRAGTLVFGPGGPGDSGVNRVRRADRFSDEQLDRFDIVSFDPRTVGGSDAPDCAPDPGGPPIVLRDQADFDQQIARNRAFWERCRSTSAVFDHAGTDSTVQDLDALRRALGLRDLTFHGSSYGTLLGQQYAERYPGRVRAVVLESVFDHSLSLEGFVRTQALALQDSFDEFVAWCERTGCAPDIRATWRSIVERSGGAFEIASLPAVYLALPDWPGFAQAIKDLDAGGSQPLTIPRPAAGAFCADFPVPVRDHREYRHLMRVAAQAGPDIRYGSGALAIATCLGWPQPVANPPHRLRVHTRTPLLLLNARHDPRTGHEWAANVAAQLGRSGRLVTYEGWGHGTYQRNACTIATVDRYLIDLTVPVRGSSCAA; encoded by the coding sequence ATGTTCGTTCGTCGATGTATCGCCCTGCTCGGTGTGCTGTCGGTCATGCTCGTGCCCGGCGTCGCCCATGCCCGCCCCGCCGCGCCCTCGCTGGACTGGGGGCCGTGCACCGGCCTGGAGTCGCAGCAGGACCTGCGCTGCGCCTCGCTGCGGCTGCCGGTCGACTGGTCGGCACCGGACGGCGAGACCTTCGACCTGGCCGTCGCCAGGCGCACCGCGCGGCAGCCGTCGCAGCGGGCCGGCACCCTCGTCTTCGGACCGGGCGGCCCCGGCGACTCCGGCGTCAACCGGGTGCGCCGCGCCGACCGGTTCAGCGACGAGCAGCTCGACCGGTTCGACATCGTCAGCTTCGACCCGCGCACGGTCGGCGGCAGCGACGCCCCCGACTGCGCGCCCGACCCCGGCGGCCCGCCGATCGTCCTGCGTGACCAGGCCGACTTCGACCAGCAGATCGCCCGGAACCGGGCCTTCTGGGAGCGCTGCCGTTCCACGAGCGCGGTGTTCGATCACGCCGGCACGGACAGCACCGTCCAGGACCTCGACGCCCTGCGCCGCGCTCTCGGCCTGCGGGATCTCACCTTTCACGGCAGCTCCTACGGCACGCTGCTGGGTCAGCAGTACGCCGAGCGCTATCCCGGCCGGGTCCGCGCCGTCGTCCTGGAGAGCGTCTTCGACCACAGCCTGAGCCTGGAGGGTTTCGTCCGCACCCAGGCGCTGGCCCTGCAGGACTCGTTCGACGAGTTCGTGGCGTGGTGCGAGCGCACCGGCTGCGCCCCCGACATCCGCGCCACCTGGCGGTCGATCGTGGAGCGGTCCGGCGGCGCCTTCGAGATCGCCTCCCTGCCGGCCGTCTACCTGGCTCTGCCCGACTGGCCCGGATTCGCCCAGGCCATCAAGGATCTGGACGCCGGCGGATCGCAGCCTCTGACCATTCCGCGCCCGGCCGCCGGGGCGTTCTGCGCCGATTTCCCGGTCCCGGTCCGCGACCACCGCGAATACCGCCACCTGATGCGTGTCGCGGCGCAGGCAGGACCGGACATCCGGTACGGGTCCGGCGCCCTGGCGATCGCGACCTGTCTGGGCTGGCCCCAGCCCGTGGCGAACCCGCCGCACCGGTTGCGCGTCCACACCCGCACGCCACTGCTGCTGCTCAACGCCCGGCACGATCCGCGGACCGGTCACGAGTGGGCCGCGAACGTGGCCGCGCAGCTGGGCCGCAGCGGCCGGCTGGTCACCTACGAGGGCTGGGGGCACGGCACCTACCAGCGCAACGCCTGCACCATCGCCACCGTGGACCGCTACCTGATCGACCTCACGGTTCCCGTGCGGGGAAGCAGCTGCGCAGCCTAG
- a CDS encoding HIT family protein: protein MEWTTWPDDWADKKSGRDCVLCTFVREEDPAWGLRIYTGQVANGYLSVRGQIPGYCWVIWRDGHVCEPTEVAPADAQRFFEDLMAVGRAVEGLLAPAKMNYSVLGNSVPHLHGHVVPRPHRDPAPGGPIPWAHLDDGRQPVAEVERMAARLRSCFPAREP from the coding sequence ATGGAATGGACGACGTGGCCGGACGACTGGGCGGACAAGAAGAGCGGCCGGGATTGTGTGCTCTGCACGTTCGTGCGCGAGGAGGATCCGGCGTGGGGCCTGCGGATCTACACCGGGCAGGTGGCGAACGGCTATCTCAGCGTGCGCGGGCAGATCCCCGGATATTGCTGGGTGATCTGGCGCGACGGGCACGTCTGTGAGCCGACCGAGGTGGCGCCGGCGGACGCGCAGCGGTTCTTCGAAGATCTGATGGCGGTGGGGCGGGCGGTGGAGGGCCTGCTCGCGCCGGCGAAGATGAACTACTCGGTGCTCGGCAACAGCGTGCCGCACCTGCACGGGCACGTGGTTCCGCGCCCGCACCGCGATCCGGCGCCCGGCGGGCCTATCCCCTGGGCCCACCTCGACGACGGCCGTCAGCCGGTCGCCGAGGTGGAGAGGATGGCGGCTAGGCTGCGCAGCTGCTTCCCCGCACGGGAACCGTGA
- a CDS encoding TetR family transcriptional regulator produces MRTRDPETKRRLLLEAALEEFSAFGVAGARVDRLAKRAGISAGLVYSFYENKDGLFDAVFDLIVEQTVSAVPIDADDLGLYAGSLCDAGLAHPEVLRFVAWYQLERGDTAARRASTTAAMAEKVASIEQAQKRGVVTDRMGATEILALVLALANMWQLREPEFLDLVEPDSRRAVVVEAVRRLTAP; encoded by the coding sequence ATGCGAACACGGGATCCTGAGACCAAGCGCCGCCTGCTGCTGGAGGCGGCACTGGAGGAGTTCTCCGCATTCGGGGTGGCCGGCGCCCGGGTCGACCGGCTGGCCAAGCGCGCAGGCATCAGCGCCGGGCTGGTCTACTCGTTCTACGAGAACAAGGACGGCCTGTTCGACGCGGTGTTCGACCTGATCGTCGAGCAGACCGTCTCGGCCGTCCCCATCGACGCGGACGATTTGGGTTTGTACGCCGGAAGCCTCTGCGACGCCGGCCTCGCACACCCCGAGGTGTTGCGCTTCGTGGCCTGGTATCAACTCGAGCGCGGCGACACGGCTGCCCGAAGAGCCTCCACCACCGCCGCGATGGCCGAGAAGGTCGCCTCGATCGAGCAGGCCCAGAAGCGGGGCGTCGTCACCGACCGCATGGGCGCGACCGAGATCCTCGCCCTCGTGCTGGCCTTGGCCAACATGTGGCAGCTACGCGAGCCCGAGTTCCTCGACCTGGTCGAACCGGACAGCCGCCGGGCGGTCGTGGTCGAAGCCGTCCGCCGGCTGACGGCCCCGTGA
- a CDS encoding CoA transferase, whose amino-acid sequence MDTHLPLTGVRVVDRTDGLGEMTSRLLADLGADVIRVEPTGGAASRNDALYYATHNANKRAVALDTTDDAYRRLLAGADILITNQHEEHPGLVVVAITDYGLTGPYAGWQATEWTHLALGGVLCRSGLPGREPLLPPGSIAYESASAQAAWAALIAYWNKLETGAGDLVDVSVYESTARVFDPGFGIGGSATGGVPAVDGPRGRPDARHLYPIFPCADGWVRICVLAPRQWQGMFTWLGSPAEFADPELAKLGKRFAAAGAIYPAIGRLFATRTREQIVAEGQQHGVPTAALLSPTEVLSAEQFAAREAFTSIGGVTMPNGFVEVDGVRAGVRTAAPSHGEHNGEVLAELSDIPDISVMSPGPRRPLRGLRVLDLGVIVVGAELGRLFADMGAEVIKVENQAFPDGSRQTFDGSPISASFAYGHRNKLGLGLNLRSDEGRDLFKQLVAVSDVVLSNFKPGTLESLGLGYDALSQVNPGIIVADSSAFGPTGPWSRRLGYGPLVRASAGLSGLWRYRDDAAGYSDASTIYPDHVAARYEAVAILAKLIARRRDGRGGTVSVSQAEIILGQLSHQLARESIQPGSLAPVGNEGAGDAPRGIYPCAGDDEWLVVTVRGDTDWRRLSLVLGIDLDLPTASDRIAHRDRIDAAVREWTGRRAPRQAMTELQAAGVPAAMMQRVPELLDDPHLTHRGFFRTMHHPRITGPMPAENTPAIFRYVEEPELKPAPVMGEHSRDVLIRILGLREEQADALITADVVQQFS is encoded by the coding sequence GTGGACACCCATCTGCCCCTGACCGGCGTCCGCGTCGTCGACCGCACCGACGGCCTCGGCGAGATGACCTCCCGCCTGCTGGCCGACCTCGGCGCCGACGTGATCCGGGTCGAGCCGACCGGCGGGGCCGCGTCCCGGAACGACGCCCTCTACTACGCGACGCACAACGCCAACAAGCGGGCCGTCGCGCTGGACACCACCGACGACGCGTACCGGCGCCTGCTCGCCGGCGCCGACATCCTGATCACCAACCAGCACGAGGAACACCCCGGCCTGGTCGTCGTGGCGATCACCGACTACGGGCTGACCGGCCCGTACGCCGGCTGGCAGGCCACCGAGTGGACGCACCTGGCGCTCGGCGGCGTGCTCTGCCGCTCCGGGCTGCCCGGCCGCGAGCCCCTGCTGCCGCCTGGCTCGATCGCCTACGAGTCGGCGTCCGCGCAGGCCGCCTGGGCAGCCCTGATCGCCTACTGGAACAAACTGGAGACCGGCGCCGGCGACCTCGTCGACGTGTCGGTCTACGAGTCGACCGCCCGGGTGTTCGACCCCGGCTTCGGCATCGGCGGCAGCGCGACCGGCGGCGTACCGGCCGTCGACGGGCCACGCGGCCGGCCCGACGCCCGCCACCTCTACCCGATCTTCCCGTGCGCTGACGGCTGGGTACGCATCTGCGTCCTCGCCCCTCGCCAGTGGCAGGGCATGTTCACGTGGCTCGGCAGCCCGGCGGAGTTCGCCGATCCGGAACTCGCGAAGCTCGGCAAGCGGTTCGCCGCGGCCGGCGCGATCTACCCGGCGATCGGGCGGCTGTTCGCGACCCGGACCCGGGAGCAGATCGTCGCCGAGGGTCAGCAGCACGGGGTTCCCACCGCGGCGCTGCTCTCCCCCACCGAGGTGCTGTCGGCCGAGCAGTTCGCGGCCCGGGAGGCGTTCACCTCCATCGGCGGGGTGACCATGCCGAACGGGTTCGTCGAGGTGGACGGGGTTCGGGCGGGTGTCCGCACCGCGGCGCCGTCGCACGGTGAGCACAACGGTGAAGTGCTGGCGGAGCTGAGCGACATTCCCGACATTTCGGTAATGTCGCCCGGGCCGCGACGGCCACTCCGCGGTCTCCGCGTGCTCGACCTCGGAGTCATCGTCGTCGGCGCGGAACTCGGGCGGCTCTTCGCCGACATGGGCGCCGAAGTCATCAAAGTGGAGAATCAGGCGTTCCCGGACGGCAGCCGGCAGACCTTCGACGGCTCCCCGATCAGCGCGTCCTTCGCCTACGGCCACCGCAACAAGCTCGGCCTCGGCCTCAACCTGCGCAGCGACGAGGGCAGGGACCTCTTCAAGCAGCTCGTCGCCGTCTCCGACGTGGTGCTGTCCAACTTCAAGCCCGGCACCCTCGAGTCGCTCGGCCTCGGCTACGACGCGTTGTCCCAGGTGAATCCCGGGATCATCGTCGCCGATTCCAGCGCCTTCGGCCCGACCGGACCGTGGAGCCGCCGCCTCGGATACGGCCCCCTGGTCCGCGCCTCGGCCGGGCTGTCCGGCCTGTGGCGCTACCGCGACGACGCAGCCGGGTACAGCGACGCCTCCACCATCTACCCCGACCACGTCGCCGCCCGCTACGAGGCCGTGGCGATCCTCGCGAAGCTCATCGCCCGCCGCCGCGACGGCCGGGGCGGCACGGTCAGTGTGTCCCAGGCAGAGATCATTCTCGGTCAGCTGTCGCACCAGCTCGCCCGCGAGTCGATCCAGCCCGGCTCGCTCGCTCCGGTCGGCAACGAGGGCGCCGGGGATGCTCCGCGCGGCATCTACCCGTGCGCCGGCGACGACGAATGGCTGGTGGTCACCGTTCGGGGGGACACCGACTGGCGGCGGCTGTCCCTCGTACTAGGAATTGATCTTGATCTCCCGACGGCGAGTGACCGGATCGCCCACCGCGACCGGATCGACGCCGCGGTGCGCGAGTGGACCGGCCGGCGTGCGCCGCGGCAGGCCATGACCGAGCTGCAGGCGGCCGGGGTGCCCGCCGCGATGATGCAGCGGGTGCCGGAGCTGCTCGACGACCCGCACCTGACCCACCGCGGCTTCTTCCGGACCATGCACCACCCGCGGATCACCGGCCCGATGCCGGCCGAGAACACCCCGGCGATCTTCCGGTACGTGGAGGAGCCGGAGCTCAAACCGGCTCCCGTCATGGGTGAACACTCCCGTGACGTGCTGATTCGTATCCTCGGCCTCCGCGAAGAGCAGGCCGACGCACTGATCACCGCCGATGTCGTCCAGCAGTTCTCCTAA
- a CDS encoding helix-turn-helix domain-containing protein — translation MTTSPLGDFLKARRAELTPQAVGLPELDGRRRVRGLRREEVAALAVISVDYYTRLEQGRVAASASVLATLARALRLGDDQEAYLYELAGKSDARPRRRAARQPLRPAMRRLLDQLTESPAIVLGDRMDVLAWNRAATALFTDFAAVPAKDRNYVRLLFTDPAVRALHADWRHDAREAVAALRRRAAADPADPELARLVGDLAVRDADFRTWWAEHRVNNASYGTKRYHHPIAGDLTLDCDVWSSPDGSGQQLMIVTAEPGTPSHDALRILASWTVAVPEH, via the coding sequence ATGACCACTTCCCCACTGGGTGACTTCCTCAAGGCCCGGCGCGCCGAGCTGACCCCGCAGGCGGTGGGGCTGCCGGAGCTCGACGGCCGCCGCCGGGTGCGCGGGCTGCGCCGCGAGGAGGTGGCGGCGCTCGCGGTGATCAGCGTCGACTACTACACGCGGCTGGAGCAGGGCCGGGTGGCGGCGTCAGCCTCAGTGCTGGCGACGCTGGCCCGGGCGCTGCGGCTCGGCGACGACCAGGAGGCGTACCTCTACGAGCTCGCCGGCAAGTCGGACGCCCGGCCCCGGCGGCGGGCGGCACGGCAACCGCTGCGACCGGCGATGCGGCGGCTGCTCGACCAGCTCACCGAGTCGCCGGCGATCGTGCTCGGCGACCGGATGGACGTCCTGGCCTGGAACCGCGCGGCCACGGCACTGTTCACCGACTTCGCGGCCGTCCCCGCGAAGGATCGCAACTACGTCCGCCTGCTCTTCACCGACCCGGCGGTCCGCGCCCTGCACGCCGACTGGCGGCATGACGCCCGGGAAGCCGTCGCCGCGCTGCGCCGGCGGGCAGCCGCGGACCCCGCGGACCCGGAGCTGGCGCGGCTCGTCGGTGACCTCGCGGTGCGGGACGCCGATTTCCGTACGTGGTGGGCCGAGCACCGCGTGAACAACGCCAGTTACGGCACCAAGCGCTACCACCACCCGATCGCCGGCGACCTGACCCTCGACTGCGACGTGTGGAGCAGCCCCGACGGCAGCGGCCAGCAACTCATGATCGTCACCGCCGAGCCCGGCACCCCGTCGCACGACGCCCTGCGCATCCTGGCGTCGTGGACGGTGGCAGTACCCGAACACTGA
- a CDS encoding helix-turn-helix transcriptional regulator produces MNNRAEVHDFLTSRRAKITPEQAGLPTAGQRRVPGLRRSEVAALAGMSVEYYAKLERGSLAGVSAGVLEAVARALRLDDAERAHLIRLAQEANGSSALLRRNRVKQTTVRPSLQWTLDTITAPAIVGNHRQDLLAANLLGRAMYSDVYADPSGRPNFGRFIFLDAAARRFYPDWNLAADMTVANLRTAAGVDPHDKGLHDLVGELSTRSDDFRRRWGSHNVRIHGSGVKTFHHHVVGRLELSYESMELIAEPGLVLTIYAAEPESPTAEALTLLASWAATDLASAER; encoded by the coding sequence GTGAACAACCGAGCCGAAGTGCACGACTTCCTCACCTCGCGCCGCGCCAAGATCACGCCGGAGCAGGCGGGCCTGCCGACCGCCGGGCAGCGCCGGGTGCCGGGGCTGCGGCGCAGCGAGGTGGCGGCGCTGGCCGGGATGAGCGTGGAGTACTACGCGAAGCTGGAACGCGGCTCGCTGGCCGGTGTCTCGGCCGGCGTGCTGGAGGCGGTCGCCCGGGCGCTGCGGCTCGACGACGCCGAGCGGGCCCACCTGATCCGGCTCGCGCAGGAGGCGAACGGCAGCAGCGCGCTGCTGCGGCGCAACCGGGTCAAGCAGACCACGGTCCGGCCCAGCCTCCAGTGGACGCTGGACACGATCACCGCCCCGGCGATCGTCGGGAACCACCGCCAGGACCTGCTCGCGGCGAACCTGCTGGGCCGCGCCATGTACAGCGACGTCTACGCCGATCCGTCGGGCCGCCCCAACTTCGGCCGGTTCATCTTCCTGGACGCCGCGGCCCGGCGTTTCTACCCGGACTGGAACCTCGCCGCCGACATGACGGTGGCGAACCTGCGGACCGCGGCCGGCGTGGATCCGCACGACAAGGGCCTGCACGACCTGGTCGGCGAGCTCTCCACCCGCAGCGACGACTTCCGCCGGCGCTGGGGCTCGCACAACGTGCGCATCCACGGCAGCGGCGTGAAGACGTTCCACCATCACGTGGTGGGGCGCCTCGAGCTGTCCTACGAGAGCATGGAGCTGATCGCCGAACCCGGCCTGGTCCTGACGATCTACGCCGCCGAGCCGGAGTCGCCGACCGCGGAGGCCCTGACCCTGCTGGCGTCCTGGGCCGCGACGGATCTGGCGTCGGCCGAGCGCTGA
- a CDS encoding oxidoreductase gives MVTWTPATIDDQAGRVALITGGNSGIGWQTARVLAAHGARVVLAGRDPGKLTAAADAIRAEHRPAAVDTLVLDLGDLTSIGAAAARVVDQGPLDLLINNAGVMNIAERQTTADGFEMTVGTNHLGHFALTAQLMPALRAAPAARVVTVSAIAARWGSGELTDLMSERTYRPMGAYAKSKRANIVFTAELARRLAGTPMTAVAVHPGAAMTNLQQHSRGLATRLVLPILGRLAMGSPEGAAWPSLYAATSPEVESGAFIGPAGRRQDSGTPKPARLPRGADDRAVGAALWRDSERLTGIPFVV, from the coding sequence ATGGTCACCTGGACCCCTGCAACGATCGACGACCAAGCCGGGCGGGTCGCCCTGATCACCGGCGGCAACAGCGGCATCGGCTGGCAGACCGCTCGTGTCCTGGCTGCTCACGGTGCTCGCGTCGTCCTCGCCGGTCGTGATCCCGGCAAGCTCACGGCCGCCGCCGACGCGATCCGCGCCGAGCACCGGCCGGCCGCGGTCGACACGCTCGTACTCGACCTCGGCGACCTGACGTCGATCGGCGCCGCGGCGGCCCGGGTCGTCGACCAGGGGCCGCTGGACCTGCTCATCAACAACGCCGGCGTCATGAACATCGCCGAGCGGCAGACCACCGCCGACGGATTCGAGATGACCGTCGGCACCAATCACCTCGGCCACTTCGCCCTCACCGCCCAGCTCATGCCCGCCTTGCGCGCCGCCCCGGCGGCCCGGGTGGTGACGGTCAGCGCGATCGCCGCCCGCTGGGGCAGCGGCGAGCTCACCGACCTGATGAGCGAGCGGACGTACCGGCCGATGGGCGCCTACGCGAAATCGAAGCGGGCCAACATCGTGTTCACCGCCGAACTCGCCCGCCGGCTGGCCGGCACCCCGATGACCGCCGTCGCCGTCCACCCCGGCGCCGCCATGACTAACCTCCAGCAGCACTCCCGAGGTCTGGCCACCCGGCTGGTCCTGCCGATCCTCGGGCGGCTGGCGATGGGTTCACCCGAGGGCGCTGCCTGGCCCTCGCTCTATGCGGCGACCAGCCCCGAGGTCGAGAGCGGCGCCTTCATCGGGCCGGCCGGCCGCCGCCAGGACTCCGGAACGCCGAAGCCGGCCCGCCTGCCCCGCGGCGCCGACGACCGGGCCGTCGGGGCCGCCCTGTGGCGCGACAGCGAGCGACTCACCGGCATCCCCTTCGTCGTCTGA
- a CDS encoding ATP-binding protein codes for MPTIRTSPPPPYAEQLLLWTLESPTQLRELRASIQRELVNHPLVRTDDQDDILDRIVLVATELATNAIRHGRPPTEVRLLRNDENVILDVADRDLSSVPELAHTRPVHAGGRGLLLALEFSLDVGWYATDDAKHIWATFPLEPAPAA; via the coding sequence GTGCCAACGATTCGAACCTCGCCGCCGCCGCCGTACGCCGAGCAGTTGCTCCTCTGGACCTTGGAGAGCCCCACCCAGCTTCGTGAGCTGCGCGCCTCGATCCAGCGGGAACTCGTCAACCATCCGCTGGTGCGCACCGACGACCAGGACGACATCCTGGACCGGATCGTGCTGGTCGCCACCGAACTGGCAACCAATGCGATCCGTCACGGGCGGCCGCCGACCGAGGTGCGGCTGCTGCGCAACGACGAGAACGTCATCCTCGACGTCGCCGACCGGGACCTGAGCAGCGTGCCGGAGCTGGCGCACACCCGCCCGGTGCACGCCGGCGGACGTGGGCTGCTGCTGGCCCTGGAGTTCTCCCTCGACGTCGGCTGGTACGCCACCGACGACGCGAAACACATCTGGGCGACGTTCCCGCTGGAGCCCGCCCCCGCGGCGTGA
- a CDS encoding alpha/beta hydrolase has product MHSIAVSFDSQGLRIAADLYLPDTAGDRPRPAVVVGHPGSGVKEQAAGLYAGKLADRGYVALAFDAAYQGESEGLPRGLEDPAHRVEDLKSAVSYLTTRPEVDAGRLGVLGICASGGYALNATASDHRIKAVATVSGVDIARQFRLGADGDQDPAVFQGMLDAAAAARTAEARGEGPQSFPLFPATPEQGRELGGEHGFEGVEYYCTPRGEHPRSTKAMPWASIDHLALFDAWAAVPLIGDRPLLSVIGRRAVTAWMGIEAFQRATGPKRIHWVDGASHVDLYDKPEYVDPAVDEISRFYEVSLAG; this is encoded by the coding sequence ATGCACAGCATCGCCGTCAGCTTCGACAGCCAGGGTCTGCGCATCGCCGCCGACCTCTACCTCCCGGACACCGCCGGCGACCGCCCCCGGCCGGCCGTCGTGGTCGGGCACCCCGGCAGCGGGGTGAAGGAGCAGGCAGCCGGCCTGTACGCGGGCAAGCTCGCCGACCGTGGCTACGTCGCGCTCGCCTTCGACGCCGCCTACCAGGGCGAATCCGAAGGGCTGCCGCGCGGCCTGGAGGACCCGGCGCATCGCGTCGAGGACCTCAAGTCCGCGGTGAGCTACCTGACCACCCGCCCCGAGGTGGACGCCGGCCGGCTCGGTGTCCTCGGCATCTGCGCCTCCGGCGGCTACGCCCTCAACGCCACCGCGAGCGACCACCGCATCAAGGCGGTCGCCACGGTCAGCGGCGTCGACATCGCCCGCCAGTTCCGGCTCGGCGCGGACGGCGACCAGGACCCCGCCGTCTTCCAGGGCATGCTCGACGCCGCCGCGGCGGCCCGTACGGCCGAAGCTCGTGGCGAGGGCCCGCAGAGCTTCCCGCTCTTCCCGGCCACCCCGGAACAGGGTCGTGAACTCGGCGGCGAGCACGGCTTCGAGGGCGTCGAGTACTACTGCACCCCGCGCGGCGAGCACCCCCGGTCCACGAAGGCGATGCCCTGGGCCAGCATCGACCACCTCGCGCTCTTCGACGCCTGGGCCGCGGTGCCGCTGATCGGCGACCGCCCGCTGCTCTCGGTCATCGGCCGCCGGGCGGTCACCGCCTGGATGGGTATCGAGGCGTTCCAGCGGGCGACCGGCCCCAAGCGGATCCACTGGGTGGACGGCGCCAGCCACGTCGATCTCTATGACAAGCCGGAGTACGTCGACCCGGCCGTGGACGAGATCTCCCGCTTCTACGAGGTGAGCCTGGCGGGGTGA